The DNA region AGTTATACTAGCAGAAGTGTAACTGCCTTTTCAGCTCAGAGAAGAGGGTTGTGATCCAACTGCATCAAAATTGAAATATTGGTGAAGAGCCCACATAATGGCTGGAAAAAGGTCCTTACACTATCGGATGAATGTGGTACAAATGTTGTAAAAGAAGAAAGACAGTATCCTGGGAAATAAATGCTACTCGCGAGGATATAGCGAGGATATATGAAAATTAATGTGTTCCTTTGAACATATCCAACTTAGAGGAGCTTAGATATATCCCTCGAACATGGAATAGGTTAGCAGTTAGCACATAACCTAGCTAAATTCTCTATTTCCTTCTTATCTAGTATTTCTTGGAACTCCGTTTTCCCATGTTGAGTTGTAAATGATGCAATGGTGTCTTGCGAACATTTGACATAGTTTATGAATTAATGGAATGAAGTCGttgactgaaaaaaaaaaaatagtactaGTTTTGTGCCTAGTCCACCACGACACAACCCAATTTTCTCTACATGTTTATCCCCAACCTGATTCTTATTTTCAAAGATACAAAACATAGTTCTTGAAGGATTTTCGTACAATAGGCTTTTTTTCTGTAAAGTATGCCCAATATACATTGAACAGTGGAGTACATAAATGGAGGACTATGACTGGAATCACCATGGAAGATTAAAAGgacaaaaaatgaaaataataaaagGTAGAATAAGAAAGGAAAATAGGGGAAACGAAATACAGTGGTATTTATTGGAGAATGATTACAAAGATAAGGAGGCATTTACAGTATAAACATGTTCACTATCCAACTAACACATAAAGTGCGTAAATAATGCCCGGTATGTATCCTAAAAGTGTCAGCAGCACACAAATCCAGAACTCCACCTGcattttacccaaaaaaaaaagcgCCGAGTCAACATAATCTAAAGCTCTTCAAAAGAAATATTTAGAGGAATTACAGTATTATTACATGAATGATGATGAGGATGCTATTTTCTGGCTCCTAAATTACTAGATCTCCTAAAACGCTATGCATATGGATTTTCACTACTTTAAAcacaacataaataaataaatataagcaaaaaaaaaaaatgaaagtgaATAATCTCAGTTGGTGGTTAGAAAAGTACATGGAAAATCATTTTCTTGTATTAGAAACAAAAAAGACCATATCGTTTGGGATACGTCTCTTTATATACTCGAATCAACAAACATTTTAACCACGATAAGCGTTTAAAAGTTCAATCTGTGAGCTACTAAGTATATTGTACTTAAAACAGATCATATTTTGAAGGATAACATGTCAATTATTCCCTGCAAAGTCAAATACAATCCATAATCTTTCAATTGCATATGTATGTTGATCAGTTACTTTTTATTTTACAAtttaataacaacaacatacccaaaaTCCCACTTGTGGCTACGTAGACCTTACCTAGGAGATAAGGAGGCTGTTTTCGATAAACCCTCGGCTCAATATATTGGGATAAGATATAATCGTACACTATTTGAGTACTGATCAAAAaaagaatttaacaagaaatcCTTTTATTGATTACTTAGGGAAAAAGAACTTACACCACAGCCATAACGGAGGAAGACACCAACAGGAGGAAGGATGATAGCAAGGATTACTTCAAGAAATGTTTCAGAGCCCATTTTTCTATTTTCTCTCTGTGTTTCTTTTGGGTTTTGTGATCTCTCTAAACTTGAGAATTAAGAAGTGAAAGGAGTAAGAAAGATGTGATGCATGTATAATATGTGTCGGCTAATAAGGGCTTAAGAACACACGTGGAAGCACCTCAACACGTGGGATCCTATGCCTGCGTTTATGTGTCTTTCTTAGGAACCTGTACGTTTTGGATTACTCTACACTTTAGCACCAACATTTTGAGATAATAGGATTGAGGTTACTGTGAAAAGGGTTTTATTATTACTATACATGCAAAAAAATACACccattaaaaaattaataaatatctcCTGACAAattatctttatttattaaaAACAAATTGGCATTGAACAATATGAAAGAGCACTACTTCTTTAATCATAAGGATATAATTGAAAACACTTACcaattattattttaaatttcTAAAATGACATTTATTTTAAGTTAATTCTTTTAACTAAGGTGGCACTTCAatttggaacggagggagtaaaactAGACGTGTCCTCTCTAGATTACTTATTTGTAAGAAGATAGACATAATTTACTGGTcactatattaaaaatatatttttgctTTTATTTTGTCCACTTTATCAGAGAAAAATAATTTGTTTTCTATTTTATCCTTGACACTAGTTACTTATATACAAATCATTCCCAAGTCTATTAAGACTTTTACACCAACTAATATTGATATTATGGTAAAttatatactttatttattaatttttaaaggaCATGTGAAATCAATagttgacaagtaaaagtgaacggagaatACGGAAAAGCATTTGAAAACTTTACACGAACGAGTGAATCACAAGTCTCTACTATATAGAAATGGGTGTTGGGTGGGACAAACAAGGACCAACATAGCAATACATACTTGTACCtaaagctttacaaattgtacatGCAATGAATGTTTGTACCAAAAGCCATATAACTTATAGATTTTAATCAACTAATTTGTTATCCCACATGGACATATGTTATAGTGCTTAATATTAATACTTAtttccttctcatgtatagacgtttgcacttcaattttaatttttcgacacatttattttcttcgtgcatttttacttgttcacttttcacttttcacGTTCTTACTGAATAATTATTCTCTTCtcactattatatataagtgtggtgGGAGGACCAACACAGCTGTGGcagcttgtaccaaaagctttataaaTTGTACATGCAATTAATGCTTATATTAAaagttatataacttgtacactttaaccaactattttTCTATCCTGAATGGACATATgttatagtacttaatatttattctcttctcatgtatacacgtatgcacttatttatttctttcgtgcacttttacttgttcacttttgacttttcacgttctttaagaattaataaatctcacgtagacatatgtcatagtactaaatatttatctcttctcatgtatacacgtatgcacttcaattttaattctccgacacaaatttatttcctccgtgcacttttacttgtttacttttgacttttcacgttcttgctgaatatttattttcttcacatgtatacatgtatgcacttcaattttaattctccgacacatatttatttcctctatgcacttttacttgttcacttttgacttttcacagtatttaagaattaataaatgaagcactccctctgtcccatattacttggccacattacttgacttttcacgtttttaagaattaataaatgaagtactcccttcgtcctatattacttggccacattactatacttgacttttcacattctttaagaattaataaatgaagtactcccttcgtcccatattacttggctacatTACTAAAACTATATgtttatttttctattctattttttcttattatatataaacgcccaaggtggacgaatacaacaacaatatacaaaaAGCAACTAAAtttgtactctaagcagggactaacatgtgtacatttcagaagttgaacattaattctacctcttgtgtgtttactttttaagtacccaagggtccgcagtgtcttaattgtcctttcatttccgtcatttggcatatactccatctgtctcaatttaagtgtctatgtttgactagacacgacgtttaagaaaaaaaagataGACTTACAAATcatgtggttctaaattaaaaatgtgtataatctaataaaatatcttttgaatcttgtgattataaacttaacatgtaggatatttgaattatcaacttactaaatataaaaagaggcggacataaccaaaataacaCAATTTGTTTTTATTTAACAACAAgcgcccaaggtggacgaacacaacaacaataaattttacaaaaagcaactaaaattgtactctaagccggACTAACTGTCAcggcccgactaggggccgtgacgagtacccgatacttgtaccgagcaccccttatttatcttgttacctttacctcttagcaagccgtataaacagtgtcatgtgttttttttttgaacattaaggaacattaacattagcagcgtcattatgaacatagactagtaaacttcgttatcactttatacaacaaccatgccaaaacaccatatatctaaccgtacctgactgactgtacatatctgtctacgagcctctagacatagtacgtttatacatagaaagggctgagtactgccgtgcccgaatatatatacacaaaatagtaccaaggaagtgaggctccggaataactggagcactgtcaacactgctggtagagcttctaaggatcaaatccgcctgtctgctaacctgcgcggcatgaaacgcagcgtccacaagaagggacgtcagtacgaatagtgtaccgagtatgtaaggcatgaatagtagcatacggaaagtataaaacggaaataacgacataagagaataatagcacatgtcctgaggtagaaacataacctgtatatatatatacccttggcaggtgctatgcgtacttagctttcctttaagaatctttccttgttcatatacatatacatataaaataggacatctcatattgctgaggcgtcggcagccgatccatttaaccataaatatacacatcccgcgtccgggacgatatcatatcatgtaatgccaactgatcaggtggatatgcgttcataacgctctgcccttacctccatttcccccgtatacatatgcatatatcatgtacatatatcaacgccTATAgttctctagctcttttatcatatacatatacgtgtgtcatgtaggtacatcagcgtctatagcgctctggtgcttttatcatatacatatacgtgtatcatgtgcatgtatcagcgtctatagcgctctagctctttcgtcatgtgcatgttttaaaaatatatacacatatcttacatacatttacatgtcttatatgcatttacgtatcctatatacatatgtctcataggcacgcaggaaagcccaaagaagaatcatgtagtcatcggagtgacgtaaggtcggtgacctccgattacattatagaatactcgtgatcgctttgtctcaccttgaaggaacgggtattttaaggtgagactatcaacggggaataatattaaagtaaacgtagaatgaaatcggggcatcatagatgacagttcatagactttgaaatcttttagaaaataaagtcatagctaggaaatataaataatattcaaaaattagtttatcattttcatgtttacataagatacttagcttagtcatcttagtcatagagtcattccggtagtacgtatcataggcatattctcttatctaacatcattgttatcattatcgtcatggaagtgccctcgttagaggagtcatagtatttatcatttggtaacgaaatcgggatcaaaggttc from Lycium barbarum isolate Lr01 chromosome 10, ASM1917538v2, whole genome shotgun sequence includes:
- the LOC132615904 gene encoding low temperature-induced protein lt101.2, encoding MGSETFLEVILAIILPPVGVFLRYGCGVEFWICVLLTLLGYIPGIIYALYVLVG